A window of the Macaca nemestrina isolate mMacNem1 chromosome X, mMacNem.hap1, whole genome shotgun sequence genome harbors these coding sequences:
- the LOC105467337 gene encoding biglycan, which produces MWPLWLLASLLALSQALPFEQRGFWDFTLDNGPFMMNDEEASGADTSGVLDPDSVTPTYSAMCPFGCHCHLRVVQCSDLGLKSVPKEISPDTTLLDLQNNDISELRKDDFKGLQHLYALVLVNNKISKIHEKAFSPLRKLQKLYISKNHLVEIPPNLPSSLVELRIHDNRIRKVPKGVFSGLRNMNCIEMGGNPLENSGFEPGAFDGLKLNYLRISEAKLTGIPKDLPETLNELHLDHNKIQAIELEDLLRYSKLYRLGLGHNQIRMIENGSLSFLPTLRELHLDNNKLARVPSGLPDLKLLQVVYLHSNNITKVGVNDFCPVGFGVKRAYYNGISLFNNPVPYWEVQPATFRCVTDRLAIQFGNYKK; this is translated from the exons ATGTGGCCCCTGTGGCTCCTCGCGTCTCTGCTGGCCCTGAGCCAGGCCCTGCCCTTTGAGCAGAGGGGCTTCTGGGACTTCACCCTGGACAACGGGCCGTTCATGATGAATGATGAGGAAGCTTCGGGCGCCGACACCTCGGGCGTCCTGGACCCGGACTCTGTCACACCCACCTACAGCGCCATGTGTCCTTTTGGCTGCCACTGCCACCTGCGGGTGGTTCAGTGCTCCGATCTGG GTCTGAAGTCTGTGCCCAAAGAGATCTCGCCTGATACCACACTGCTGGACCTGCAGAACAACGACATCTCTGAGCTCCGCAAGGATGATTTCAAGGGTCTCCAACACCTCTAT GCCCTCGTCCTGGTGAACAACAAGATCTCCAAGATCCACGAGAAGGCCTTCAGCCCCCTACGGAAGCTGCAGAAGCTCTACATCTCCAAGAACCACCTGGTGGAGATCCCGCCCAACCTGCCCAGCTCCCTGGTGGAGCTCCGCATCCACGACAACCGCATCCGCAAGGTGCCCAAGGGAGTGTTCAGTGGGCTCCGGAACATGAACTGCATCG AGATGGGCGGGAACCCACTGGAGAACAGTGGCTTTGAACCTGGAGCCTTCGATGGCCTGAAGCTCAACTACCTGCGCATCTCAGAGGCCAAGTTGACTGGCATCCCCAAAG ACCTCCCTGAGACCCTGAATGAACTCCACTTGGACCACAACAAAATCCAGGCTATCGAACTGGAGGACCTGCTCCGCTACTCCAAGCTGTACAG GCTGGGCCTGGGCCACAACCAGATCCGGATGATCGAGAACGGGAGCCTGAGCTTCCTGCCAACCCTCCGGGAGCTCCACTTGGACAACAACAAGCTGGCCAGGGTGCCCTCGGGGCTCCCAGACCTCAAGCTCCTCCAG GTGGTCTATCTGCACTCCAACAACATCACCAAAGTGGGTGTCAACGACTTCTGTCCCGTGGGCTTCGGGGTGAAGCGGGCCTACTACAACGGCATCAGCCTCTTCAACAACCCCGTGCCCTACTGGGAGGTGCAGCCGGCCACTTTCCGCTGCGTCACTGACCGCCTGGCCATCCAGTTTGGCAACTACAAAAAGTAG